A stretch of the Ptiloglossa arizonensis isolate GNS036 chromosome 1, iyPtiAriz1_principal, whole genome shotgun sequence genome encodes the following:
- the Hd gene encoding humpty dumpty, with protein MTKLYLNLPMADPDRLQTSEWKRPDQVMQLHRLKVRKRALQARINNIRVNKDNLQVESTDIPKKCNVDSNNCVAQKRKNPFAKVEINKRPNITSSDLEASSDNTLFELLQIKAPKEEKVENSIIDCPLTFCNVLSKLEDNKSNPDSEIPKGEKYIPIDWTLKTKMRFMSPKPFPWNSKLKTSEEASGTTGFVRCLDISEQDSTLDTSPNARLHRCCLTWQHPSLPWLELFPRSAGKVSANVTNNISIVNNVFIKDALYKDWSESFRSLFHLLRAQQCPYFYVCANNFTVLFRAAGICGISEAHAFLTPTTRGFRQFLKQEEIEYTMPLRKDFKRRSDVTDSGYDTLDSTTSNVTTQLSHIDEQTPDDNEDETQDEWLQSLGVENSEILKINSSQARITLEKETEIDNMKHSLIFVKGVEAQGLFNFLINCKSAITTTGPLAGVPPTLLAPIAFHGATLKPIKVKESIVRVDSERYFSLELKGPLLPHVLPSLCSLMKSSQMEQYSASCAQLYLTTSFSAAKHGLEETESENASKVRLNVFGKENLSDCGFNNELLKYFCNPDSTHIQNLENIKFSNNLYTWS; from the exons ATGACAAAACTCTACCTAAACTTGCCAATGGCAGATCCAGATAGATTGCAAACATCAGAATGGAAAAGACCGGATCAAGTGATGCAATTGCATCGTCTAAAAGTAAGGAAGCGTGCACTTCAAGCACGTATAAACAATATACGTGTGAATAAAGACAATTTGCAAGTGGAATCTACAGATATACCTAAAAAATGCAACGTTGACTCGAACAATTGTGTAGCTCAAAAGCGTAAAAATCCTTTTGCAAaagttgaaataaataaaagacccAATATAACATCTTCGGATCTGGAAGCTAGTAGTGATAATACATTGTTTGAATTATTGCAAATCAAAgctccgaaagaagaaaaagtagaaaactcgataATTGATtgtcctttaacattctgtaatGTACTTTCGAAGTTAGAAGATAACAAGAGTAATCCGGATTCAGAAATACCAAAGggtgaaaaatatattccaatAGATTGGACTTTGAAAACTAAAATGAGATTCATGTCTCCAAAACCATTTCCATGGAATTCTAAATTAAAAACTAGCGAAGAGGCTTCTGGTACAACTGGTTTTGTAAGATGTTTGGATATTAGTGAACAAGATTCAACTTTAGATACTAGTCCAAACGCGAG GCTGCACAGATGTTGTTTAACATGGCAACATCCTTCGTTACCATGGTTAGAATTATTTCCTCGCTCTGCTGGCAAAGTGAGTGCTAATGTAACTAATAATATATCAATAGTAAATAATGTATTTATCAAAGACGCTTTATATAAAGACTGGAGTGAAAGCTTTAGATCGCTTTTCCATTTGTTAAGAGCGCAACAATGTCCATATTTTTATGTTTGTGCAAATAATTTCACTGTATTATTTCGTGCTGCTGGAATTTGTGGAATATCTGAAGCTCATGCATTTCTGACTCCTACCACGCGtggttttcgacaatttttaaaacaagAAG aaatagaATATACAATGCCTTTAAGGAAGGATTTTAAGAGGCGGTCAGATGTAACCGATTCTGGGTACGATACATTGGATTCAACTACATCGAATGTTACGACACAATTGAGCCACATAGATGAACAAACTCCTGATGACAACGAGGATGAAACGCAAGATGAATGGTTGCAGAGTCTAGGAGTTGAGAATTCTgaaattcttaaaattaataGCTCGCAg GCAAGGATTACATTAGAAAAAGAAACTGAAATTGATAATATGAAACACTCTCTTATTTTCGTCAAAGGTGTTGAAGCACAAGGTTTATTCAATTTTCTAATTAACTGTAAGTCTGCTATTACAACAACTGGTCCGTTAGCAGGAGTACCTCCAACTCTTTTAGCACCTATAGCCTTTCATGGTGCTACATTAAAACCAATTAAG GTTAAAGAGAGCATAGTACGCGTAGATAGCGAAAGGTATTTTTCTTTAGAATTGAAGGGGCCTCTTTTACCGCATGTATTACCCTCTCTTTGTTCTTTAATGAAATCTAGCCAAATGGAACAATATTCTGCAAGTTGTGCACAACTATACTTAACAACTTCATTTTCAGCAGCTAAACACGGACTTG AAGAAACAGAATCGGAAAATGCGTCCAAAGTACGACTAAATGTTTTTGGTAAAGAGAATTTAAGCGATTGCGGATTTAACAATGAACTATTAAAATACTTTTGCAATCCAGATTCAACGCATattcaaaatttagaaaatattaaattctccaATAATTTGTACACGTGGTCCTGa
- the LOC143153171 gene encoding uncharacterized protein LOC143153171 isoform X2, producing the protein MTANRCRSLPSPLLTKTISAAIVSQRNPALQSRKPNFQMESRENSCYASIALSEARGGNITSVLFDSKSELA; encoded by the exons ATGACAGCTAACAGGTGCAGATCGCTTCCTTCTCCCCTTTTGACGAA AACGATATCAGCTGCGATAGTATCGCAAAGGAATCCTGCCCTGCAGTCAAGAAAGCCCAATTTTCAAATGGAAAGCAgagaaaattcctgctacgcgaGTATCGCTCTCAGCGAGGCCCGAGGGGGCAATATTACCAGTGTATTGTTCGACTCGAAAAGTGAACTCGCATAA
- the LOC143153171 gene encoding uncharacterized protein LOC143153171 isoform X1 has protein sequence MRVTMLLRYDLKRLKIKWTVRVTLLRVLQRQPFDISVLPTDLSILFVFTHFILDSQQRLYVQVSFRTISAAIVSQRNPALQSRKPNFQMESRENSCYASIALSEARGGNITSVLFDSKSELA, from the coding sequence ATGCGCGTAACAATGTTGCTCCGTTACGATTTgaaaagattaaaaataaaatggacCGTTCGAGTTACGTTATTACGAGTTTTGCAGAGGCAGCCATTCGATATATCTGTGCTTCCTACCGACCTCTCGATCTTATTCGTGTTCACTCACTTTATTCTCGATTCGCAGCAAAGGCTCTACGTTCAAGTATCTTTTAGAACGATATCAGCTGCGATAGTATCGCAAAGGAATCCTGCCCTGCAGTCAAGAAAGCCCAATTTTCAAATGGAAAGCAgagaaaattcctgctacgcgaGTATCGCTCTCAGCGAGGCCCGAGGGGGCAATATTACCAGTGTATTGTTCGACTCGAAAAGTGAACTCGCATAA
- the LOC143153171 gene encoding uncharacterized protein LOC143153171 isoform X3, translating into MSYEVLSPIRVNANTQSSLWQNIVSHGERFSHKYEDSTLFYFRQKFHHAYTFSIAFRDIRI; encoded by the exons ATGTCGTACGAGGTCTTAAGTCCGATACGAGTCAACGCAAATACCCAATCGTCGCTTTGGCAGAATATCGTGTCTCACGGTGAAAGATTTTCTCATAAATACGAAG attCGACATTGTTTTATTTCCGTCAAAAATTTCATCATGCGTACACATTTTCAATTGCATTTCGAGACATTCGAATTTAG